In one window of Chryseobacterium sp. JV274 DNA:
- a CDS encoding dihydroorotase yields the protein MKVLIKNVNIVNEGKVFESDILIENDLISRIAADISEEADQIIDGSGKYLLPGVIDDQVHFRDPGLTHKGDIESESRAAIAGGVTSFIDQPNTVPNAVTQELLADKYEIASQKAYANYGFMMGGTNDNLEEVLKTNPRNVPGIKLFLGSSTGNMLVDNPETLENIFSNTQMLIAVHCEDEATIRANTQKYMDEYGEDIPVKFHHLIRSEEACYISSSKAIELAEKTGARLHVFHLSTAKEMELFRNDISLKDKKITAEVCVHHLTFTNEDYETKGGLIKWNPAVKTQKDKDALWEALLDDRIDVIATDHAPHTAEEKNNVYTKCPSGAPLVQHSLVVMLENYKNGKISLEKIVEKMSHNPAILFKVEKRGFVKEGYKADLVLVDLNENWTVSKDNLLYKCGWSPLEGMNFHSKVTHTFVNGHLVYDNGKIAEEKFGERLLFEARD from the coding sequence ATGAAAGTTCTTATAAAAAACGTAAATATCGTCAACGAAGGAAAAGTCTTTGAAAGCGATATCCTAATAGAAAATGACTTAATTTCCAGGATAGCTGCTGATATTTCTGAAGAAGCAGATCAGATCATTGATGGTTCAGGAAAGTATCTTCTTCCGGGAGTAATCGATGATCAAGTACATTTCCGTGATCCGGGACTTACTCATAAAGGAGATATTGAAAGTGAATCAAGGGCGGCGATTGCCGGTGGAGTTACCAGCTTTATCGATCAGCCCAATACAGTACCGAATGCTGTTACCCAGGAACTGTTAGCAGATAAATATGAGATTGCTTCCCAAAAAGCTTATGCCAACTATGGTTTTATGATGGGAGGAACCAATGATAATCTGGAGGAGGTTTTGAAAACAAATCCAAGAAATGTTCCCGGAATCAAATTATTCTTAGGCTCATCTACAGGAAATATGCTGGTGGATAATCCGGAAACACTGGAAAATATTTTCAGCAATACCCAAATGCTGATTGCTGTTCACTGTGAAGATGAAGCTACGATCAGAGCCAATACTCAAAAATACATGGATGAGTATGGTGAAGATATTCCTGTAAAATTCCATCATTTGATCAGAAGCGAAGAAGCATGTTATATATCTTCTTCCAAAGCTATTGAACTTGCCGAAAAAACAGGAGCGAGACTTCATGTTTTTCATCTTTCGACAGCAAAGGAAATGGAACTTTTCAGAAATGATATTTCTTTAAAAGATAAAAAGATCACTGCTGAGGTGTGTGTTCACCATCTGACTTTTACCAATGAGGATTATGAAACAAAAGGCGGACTTATCAAATGGAATCCGGCTGTAAAAACTCAAAAGGATAAAGATGCCCTTTGGGAAGCATTGTTAGATGACAGAATTGATGTTATCGCTACAGATCACGCTCCACATACTGCAGAAGAAAAAAATAATGTATATACAAAATGTCCTTCAGGAGCACCTTTGGTACAACATTCATTAGTTGTGATGCTGGAAAACTATAAAAACGGTAAAATATCCCTTGAGAAAATCGTTGAAAAGATGTCTCACAATCCTGCCATCCTTTTTAAAGTTGAAAAAAGAGGTTTTGTGAAGGAAGGATATAAAGCAGATTTGGTTTTAGTTGATTTAAATGAAAACTGGACGGTTTCTAAAGATAATTTACTGTACAAATGCGGTTGGAGTCCTTTGGAAGGAATGAACTTCCACTCGAAGGTTACCCATACTTTTGTCAATGGACATCTTGTGTATGATAATGGTAAAATTGCAGAAGAAAAATTCGGAGAGAGATTGCTTTTTGAAGCTAGGGATTAA
- a CDS encoding GH92 family glycosyl hydrolase, translating to MKNHRPIVFLSLLFLSANFHAQKFEKLIQYVNPLIGTEKMGHTYPGATVPFGAVQLSPETDTISYELNGKYNGEVYKYCAGYRYEDKTIVGFSSTHFSGTGHSDLGDFLIMPMVGKLQLNPGTASNPESGYRSRFSHQNETAEAGYYKVKLDDHNILAELTATPRVGIHRYTFPKSDQSHIILDLMAGIYNYDGKNVWTYVRVESGNTITGYRQTNGWARTRTVYFAMKFSKPFKSYGQKNYDEKQVYKGFWRKFDQNQNFPEIAGKNLKMFFDFDTNDNEAIEVKLAISPVSQTNALENLEKEAGGMNFDQVKAQTQSSWNKELNKIVIKGSDTEKTNFYTAMYHTFINPTTYMDVNGEYKGLDQNLHKADGFTNYTTFSLWDTYRTLHPFFNIIQPKRNSDMVKSMMAHYNQFSMKMLPIWSHYANDNWCMSGYHSVSVVADAIIKGNYEGDPEEALKACIETANKRNYEGIGQYIDLGYIPAEKSGTSVSNTLEYAYDDWAIAQLAKHLNKTEIYNQFIKRSENWKNNFDKTIGFMRPRLADGSFKKDFDVLSTHGQGFIEGNSWNYSFFVPQNPDELITMIGGKKKFASKLDELFTMHLPDEFFADTEDITREGIIGGYVHGNEPAHHVAYFYNWAGQPWKAQAQIRRILEMQYKATPDGLGGNDDAGQMSAWYILSSLGFYPVAPGSEDYSIGSPAIAAAVLNLENGKTFEIEAINQSPKNVYVQKVLLNGKEIKTFTLKHSEIMNGGKLTFYMGSKAKK from the coding sequence ATGAAAAATCACAGACCCATTGTTTTTCTTTCTCTATTATTTTTAAGTGCAAACTTTCATGCCCAAAAATTTGAAAAATTAATACAATACGTCAATCCGCTGATCGGCACTGAAAAAATGGGCCATACTTATCCCGGAGCTACAGTTCCCTTTGGTGCGGTACAGCTAAGCCCTGAAACAGATACTATATCTTATGAACTTAACGGAAAATATAATGGCGAGGTTTATAAATACTGCGCCGGCTACCGCTATGAAGATAAAACCATTGTAGGTTTCAGTTCCACCCACTTCAGTGGAACGGGACATTCCGATCTTGGAGATTTTCTGATCATGCCAATGGTAGGAAAGCTTCAACTGAATCCCGGAACAGCTTCCAATCCTGAAAGCGGCTATAGAAGCAGATTTTCTCACCAAAACGAAACAGCTGAAGCTGGATATTACAAAGTAAAACTGGATGATCACAATATTCTGGCAGAGCTGACAGCAACACCAAGAGTGGGAATCCACCGCTATACTTTCCCAAAGTCTGATCAGTCCCATATTATTCTGGATCTCATGGCAGGTATTTACAATTATGATGGAAAAAATGTATGGACATACGTGCGTGTAGAAAGCGGAAATACCATCACCGGATATCGCCAGACCAATGGCTGGGCAAGAACAAGAACGGTTTATTTTGCGATGAAGTTTTCAAAACCTTTTAAATCTTATGGTCAGAAAAACTACGATGAGAAGCAGGTTTATAAAGGGTTTTGGAGAAAATTTGACCAAAATCAGAATTTCCCTGAGATTGCGGGAAAGAACCTGAAGATGTTTTTCGATTTTGACACTAATGATAATGAAGCTATTGAAGTAAAGCTTGCCATTTCTCCTGTAAGTCAAACCAACGCTTTGGAAAACCTGGAAAAAGAAGCCGGAGGTATGAATTTCGATCAGGTTAAGGCTCAGACTCAAAGCAGCTGGAATAAGGAATTAAATAAAATTGTCATTAAAGGTTCTGATACGGAAAAAACGAATTTTTATACCGCGATGTATCACACCTTTATCAATCCAACGACTTACATGGATGTTAATGGAGAATATAAAGGTCTGGATCAGAACCTTCATAAAGCAGACGGCTTTACCAATTATACGACCTTCTCTTTATGGGATACTTACCGTACTCTTCATCCATTCTTTAATATTATTCAGCCCAAACGGAATAGTGATATGGTAAAATCTATGATGGCTCATTATAACCAGTTTTCTATGAAAATGCTGCCCATCTGGTCACATTATGCCAATGACAACTGGTGTATGAGTGGTTATCACAGTGTAAGTGTAGTGGCAGATGCTATTATTAAAGGAAATTATGAAGGAGATCCTGAAGAAGCATTAAAAGCATGTATAGAAACGGCTAACAAAAGAAATTATGAAGGAATCGGCCAATATATCGATCTTGGATATATTCCGGCTGAGAAAAGCGGAACTTCAGTTTCCAATACACTGGAATATGCTTATGATGACTGGGCTATTGCTCAATTGGCAAAACATTTAAACAAAACAGAAATTTACAATCAGTTTATCAAGCGATCTGAAAACTGGAAAAATAATTTTGACAAAACAATAGGATTTATGCGTCCGCGTCTGGCAGATGGAAGCTTTAAAAAAGATTTCGATGTGTTAAGCACTCATGGACAGGGCTTTATTGAAGGAAATTCATGGAACTACAGTTTCTTTGTTCCCCAAAATCCGGATGAGCTGATCACGATGATAGGTGGAAAGAAGAAATTTGCCTCAAAGCTGGATGAACTGTTCACGATGCATTTACCTGACGAATTCTTTGCAGACACTGAAGATATTACCCGGGAAGGAATCATTGGGGGATATGTTCACGGAAACGAACCCGCTCACCATGTCGCTTATTTTTATAACTGGGCAGGACAGCCATGGAAAGCACAGGCACAGATCCGCCGTATTTTGGAAATGCAGTATAAAGCTACACCAGATGGATTGGGCGGAAATGATGATGCGGGACAAATGAGTGCCTGGTATATTTTAAGTTCATTAGGCTTCTATCCTGTAGCACCCGGTTCAGAAGATTATTCAATAGGAAGTCCTGCGATTGCTGCTGCTGTACTGAATCTGGAAAACGGAAAAACTTTTGAAATTGAAGCTATTAATCAAAGTCCGAAAAATGTATATGTTCAAAAGGTTCTTTTGAATGGAAAAGAGATTAAAACCTTTACGCTGAAGCATTCTGAGATTATGAATGGTGGGAAGCTGACATTTTATATGGGCAGTAAGGCGAAAAAGTAA
- a CDS encoding sensor histidine kinase: protein MKIKRLNIIITLGFIAIIGILIAQLMWTRQAYNLEDKKFNQKVNIALMEVAEKLSGGKTSYTENPVQNIANDYYVVNINNEFHPVVLEYYLKTEFTRFQINTDYVYALYNCHSDKMVYGKYMTSHQESPSNKVINFPKHKNLIYYFSIRFPDKTTYLISSLRFWYLLTFALIIILLVYVYSIYTIIQQKKFSELQRDFINNMTHEFKTPLSSILLASEALNKQNLVQDNSKLQTYTSIIINQSHKLNNHIEKILNIAKNDAAGLSLKPQKILLLPFIQEIADSIEYKNKDLSIEIDIENSTSVMADEFHFTNIIYNLLDNSIKYCETKPVIKISAYKDSKGLYLKFKDNGMGIPAKNIPHIFEKFYRVHTKRSEEVNGFGLGLFYVKKVVQQHHWKISVENNEDKGITTTLFFPFSNNHV from the coding sequence ATGAAAATAAAAAGACTCAATATTATAATAACGCTGGGATTTATTGCTATTATCGGAATTTTAATAGCACAGCTGATGTGGACCCGTCAGGCTTATAATCTTGAAGATAAAAAATTTAATCAGAAGGTCAATATTGCCTTAATGGAAGTTGCGGAAAAACTCTCCGGAGGAAAGACGTCCTATACTGAAAACCCTGTACAGAATATTGCGAATGACTATTATGTGGTAAATATTAACAATGAATTTCATCCTGTAGTGCTGGAGTATTATCTGAAGACAGAATTTACCCGTTTCCAGATCAATACAGATTATGTTTATGCCTTATACAACTGTCACAGTGACAAAATGGTGTACGGAAAGTACATGACGTCACACCAGGAAAGTCCCAGTAATAAAGTGATCAACTTTCCAAAGCACAAAAATCTGATTTATTATTTTTCGATACGTTTTCCTGATAAAACAACTTATCTGATCAGTTCATTAAGGTTCTGGTATCTTCTTACATTTGCCCTTATTATCATTCTTCTGGTGTATGTATATTCTATTTATACCATTATTCAGCAGAAGAAATTTTCGGAGTTGCAGCGTGACTTTATCAATAATATGACTCACGAGTTTAAAACGCCTCTATCTTCGATACTTTTAGCTTCAGAGGCACTCAATAAGCAGAATCTGGTGCAGGACAATTCCAAATTGCAGACCTATACATCCATCATTATCAACCAAAGTCATAAGCTTAACAATCATATTGAGAAAATACTGAATATTGCTAAAAATGATGCCGCAGGACTGTCATTAAAGCCCCAAAAAATTCTGTTGCTTCCCTTTATTCAGGAGATTGCAGATAGTATAGAGTACAAAAATAAAGATCTCAGCATCGAGATTGATATTGAAAACAGCACTTCAGTAATGGCCGATGAATTCCACTTTACCAACATTATTTATAACCTATTGGATAATTCCATCAAGTATTGTGAAACAAAGCCAGTGATTAAAATTTCAGCTTATAAAGATTCAAAAGGTTTATATTTAAAGTTTAAAGACAACGGAATGGGAATTCCCGCTAAAAATATTCCTCATATTTTTGAAAAATTTTATAGGGTACACACCAAAAGAAGTGAGGAAGTGAATGGTTTTGGATTGGGATTATTTTATGTAAAGAAAGTCGTTCAACAGCATCACTGGAAAATTTCTGTTGAGAATAATGAAGATAAAGGAATTACTACTACCCTGTTTTTTCCGTTTTCAAATAATCATGTGTAA
- a CDS encoding SDR family oxidoreductase, translating into MSLYTQPMLREGALKDKVAIVTGGGSGLGKAMTKYFLELGAKVVITSRNLEKLQTTAKELEDETGGKVLCVACDVRNWDEVEAMKEATLKEFGKIDILLNNAAGNFISPTEKLTHSAFDSILDIVLKGTKNCTLSVGKHWIDSKTPGTVLNIVTTYAWTGSAYVVPSACAKAGVLAMTRSLAVEWAKYGIRFNAIAPGPFPTKGAWDRLLPGDLQEKFDMKKKVPLRRVGEHQELANLAAYLVSDYSAYMNGEVVTIDGGEWLQGAGEFNMLEEIPREMWDALEAMIKAKKSN; encoded by the coding sequence ATGAGTCTATATACACAACCTATGCTGCGCGAAGGTGCACTAAAAGATAAAGTAGCAATTGTAACAGGAGGCGGAAGCGGTCTTGGAAAAGCGATGACTAAATACTTTCTTGAACTGGGCGCCAAAGTAGTGATTACTTCCAGAAATCTGGAGAAGCTACAGACAACAGCTAAGGAACTGGAAGATGAAACAGGAGGTAAAGTACTTTGTGTAGCGTGTGATGTAAGAAACTGGGATGAAGTGGAAGCGATGAAAGAAGCTACCCTGAAAGAATTCGGAAAGATTGATATTTTGTTGAATAACGCTGCCGGAAATTTTATCTCTCCAACAGAAAAACTGACTCATTCCGCTTTTGATTCTATTCTGGATATTGTTTTAAAAGGAACAAAAAACTGTACTCTTTCTGTAGGAAAACATTGGATAGATTCTAAAACTCCGGGAACTGTATTAAATATCGTAACAACTTACGCATGGACAGGTTCTGCCTATGTAGTACCATCTGCCTGTGCAAAAGCAGGAGTCTTGGCGATGACCCGATCACTGGCTGTAGAATGGGCAAAATACGGAATCCGTTTCAACGCTATTGCGCCGGGACCCTTCCCTACAAAAGGAGCTTGGGACAGGCTTCTTCCGGGAGATCTTCAGGAGAAATTCGATATGAAGAAAAAAGTTCCGTTGAGAAGGGTAGGAGAACACCAGGAGCTTGCCAATCTTGCTGCTTATCTGGTTTCTGATTATTCAGCGTATATGAATGGTGAGGTAGTAACCATTGATGGAGGAGAATGGCTTCAGGGAGCCGGAGAATTTAATATGCTTGAAGAAATTCCTCGTGAAATGTGGGATGCTTTAGAAGCCATGATTAAAGCAAAAAAATCAAATTAA
- a CDS encoding DUF1573 domain-containing protein, which translates to MKKLKITALLAVLAFSPFYANVLTADAPSIVKMVADAIKWKSESIDVGNIPQGKPKLIRFEFTNTSSKPIIIQNVAPSCGCTTADYTKTPIQPGKKGFVEASYNAAAAGPFMKTVNVTTSDSKTPKTLSFKGVVAS; encoded by the coding sequence ATGAAAAAACTAAAAATTACAGCTCTTTTGGCAGTATTGGCATTCTCTCCTTTTTATGCTAATGTACTTACTGCAGACGCTCCATCCATTGTAAAAATGGTAGCTGATGCTATTAAATGGAAATCAGAATCTATAGACGTAGGAAATATTCCTCAGGGGAAACCAAAATTGATCAGATTTGAATTTACCAATACAAGTTCAAAACCAATCATTATTCAGAATGTAGCGCCTTCATGCGGATGTACTACAGCTGATTATACAAAAACTCCTATCCAGCCAGGAAAAAAAGGATTTGTAGAAGCTAGCTATAACGCAGCGGCAGCAGGTCCGTTTATGAAGACTGTAAATGTTACTACAAGTGACAGCAAAACTCCTAAGACACTTTCTTTCAAAGGAGTGGTAGCTTCTTAA
- a CDS encoding oligosaccharide flippase family protein, whose protein sequence is MYKKLLGQTIIYGAGAIAPRIILFILNPLLIYKIPNEGFAIFTQLYAWISFVNIILSFGFETAYFRFSAEEGNEKRTFNTSFWFLFSTSTVFLALCYLLNQPIADYLGYHDNPEYIRWFALIAFFDNLLVIPFAWLRFHNKPIKYSAVRVVQAIFQAVFTAALFFWIPENISKSFGLDQNVDYPFFSNLAGSALGVLLLLPIILKVRFQFVTSLFGRMIKYSFPLMLAGLAFMVNENFDKSIQRNHISDEEAGAYGGCYKLAVLMTLFVTAYRMGIEPFFFKQMDKGDAKKTYAKVAEYFSFFACAVALGIIANISWLKEVFIPNKSYWIAIDIIPIIVIANLCFGIYYNFSTWYKVTDRTSVGTVISWLGAGINIALNLLALTYYHSMIGSAWATFGAYVIMMIVSYLLGQKYYPIPYRMKKMSFFLILLAIFSFIIVKYLNYNILTSNALFLIFTGILIYSEKDLILSRIRKN, encoded by the coding sequence TTGTATAAGAAACTATTAGGGCAGACAATCATCTATGGAGCGGGGGCTATAGCACCCAGAATTATTTTATTCATCCTGAATCCACTTTTGATTTATAAAATTCCCAATGAAGGTTTTGCGATTTTCACCCAGCTTTATGCGTGGATTTCTTTTGTTAATATCATTCTTTCTTTCGGTTTTGAAACGGCATATTTCCGTTTTTCAGCTGAAGAGGGTAATGAAAAAAGAACGTTCAATACTTCATTCTGGTTTTTGTTTTCAACGTCCACGGTTTTTCTTGCATTGTGCTATTTACTCAATCAGCCTATTGCAGATTATTTAGGGTATCATGATAATCCTGAATACATCAGATGGTTTGCTTTGATTGCATTTTTTGATAATTTATTGGTGATTCCGTTTGCATGGCTGCGTTTTCATAATAAACCCATCAAATACTCTGCTGTAAGAGTTGTTCAGGCTATATTTCAGGCTGTTTTTACAGCAGCATTATTCTTCTGGATTCCGGAAAACATATCCAAAAGTTTTGGGTTGGACCAAAATGTAGATTATCCGTTCTTCAGTAATTTGGCAGGAAGCGCTTTAGGAGTTTTATTACTCCTTCCTATTATATTAAAAGTAAGATTTCAGTTTGTGACCTCTTTGTTCGGGCGTATGATCAAATATTCCTTTCCGCTCATGCTGGCAGGTCTGGCTTTTATGGTCAATGAAAATTTTGATAAATCTATCCAGAGAAATCATATTTCAGACGAAGAAGCCGGTGCTTATGGTGGCTGCTATAAACTGGCTGTACTGATGACCTTGTTTGTCACAGCATACCGAATGGGTATTGAACCTTTCTTTTTTAAACAAATGGATAAAGGTGATGCCAAAAAGACTTATGCCAAAGTAGCAGAATACTTTTCCTTTTTTGCCTGTGCCGTAGCGTTAGGAATTATCGCCAATATATCCTGGCTGAAAGAAGTTTTCATTCCCAACAAATCTTATTGGATCGCTATAGACATCATCCCGATTATTGTTATTGCCAATCTCTGCTTCGGAATATATTATAACTTTTCCACCTGGTATAAAGTAACGGACAGAACCAGTGTAGGAACTGTTATTTCATGGCTTGGAGCAGGAATAAACATTGCCCTTAATCTTTTAGCCTTAACCTATTATCACAGCATGATCGGTTCTGCGTGGGCTACGTTTGGAGCCTATGTTATTATGATGATTGTATCTTATCTTCTGGGGCAGAAATATTATCCTATTCCTTACAGAATGAAGAAAATGTCCTTCTTCCTTATATTACTTGCGATCTTTAGTTTTATCATTGTAAAATATCTTAATTATAATATTCTAACAAGTAATGCCCTGTTTCTGATCTTCACCGGAATTTTGATTTATTCCGAAAAAGACTTGATTTTATCGAGAATCAGAAAAAATTAA
- a CDS encoding M1 family metallopeptidase: MNFKLPTLVSTVAVILFSGSVHAQETPKYDYVEAFKPFFYPQTGTATRSASGQPGHAYWQNSADYHLNVSLNEDKKEITGTAQITYTNNSPDKLGFLWLQLDQNLFAKDSRGNGVVPLSGSRNGAHGEEFNGGYKIKSVKLDGKREVKYTITDTRMQIDLPKELKANGGVAKIEIEYSFVSPEYGSDRMGIQDTKNGKIFTMAQWYPRMCVYDDVMGWNTLPYLGASEFYLEYGNITANITVPANHYVVASGELLNEKEVYSKEEINRWNEARNSDKTVMIHPESEIGKNKSSGTKTWKFKITQTRDFAWASSAGFILDAAKINLPSGKKSLAISAYPAESAGEKAWGRSTEYTKAAIEHYSKKWYEYTYPAATNVAGNEGGMEYPGIVFCHMDSKGEDLWGVTDHEFGHNWFPMIVGSNERLFAWMDEGFNTFINGLSTEAFNKGEYYNKPNLARSGMYLLTDSLEPVMVGPDNMKERSIGALAYYKPGTGLDVLRETILGPEKFDKAFRTYIDRWAFKHPTPWDFFHTMENVSGEELNWFWRGWFFNKWKIDQAVKNVKYINGDFKNGVQITVENLGQMPMPTTVQLKFKDGTAQTVKIPVEVWKRNKEWTFKVDSTKEIDEVKLDPNSVVPDVNLENNSKKPA; the protein is encoded by the coding sequence ATGAATTTTAAACTTCCAACCCTCGTTTCCACCGTTGCAGTTATCCTGTTTTCAGGCTCTGTACATGCGCAGGAAACCCCAAAATATGATTATGTAGAGGCATTTAAGCCGTTTTTCTATCCGCAGACAGGTACAGCAACACGTTCTGCAAGCGGACAGCCGGGACATGCTTATTGGCAGAATTCAGCAGATTATCATTTGAATGTCAGCCTGAATGAAGATAAAAAAGAGATTACCGGTACAGCGCAGATTACCTATACCAACAACAGCCCGGATAAATTAGGTTTTCTTTGGCTGCAGCTGGATCAGAATCTGTTTGCAAAAGATTCCAGAGGAAACGGTGTAGTTCCGCTTTCGGGAAGCAGAAACGGAGCTCATGGTGAAGAATTTAATGGCGGATATAAAATTAAATCAGTAAAGCTTGACGGAAAAAGAGAGGTGAAATATACCATTACCGATACCAGAATGCAGATTGATCTTCCAAAGGAACTGAAAGCCAATGGAGGAGTTGCCAAAATAGAAATTGAATATTCTTTTGTCTCTCCCGAATATGGTTCAGACAGAATGGGAATACAGGATACCAAAAACGGTAAAATTTTTACTATGGCACAATGGTACCCGAGAATGTGTGTGTATGATGATGTCATGGGCTGGAATACGCTTCCATATCTTGGAGCTTCGGAGTTTTATTTGGAATATGGGAACATTACAGCCAATATTACGGTTCCTGCCAATCATTACGTAGTAGCATCCGGAGAACTTCTGAATGAGAAAGAAGTCTACAGCAAAGAAGAGATCAACAGATGGAACGAGGCAAGAAACAGTGATAAAACGGTGATGATTCATCCTGAATCTGAAATCGGTAAAAATAAATCTTCCGGTACAAAAACATGGAAATTTAAAATAACACAGACCAGAGATTTTGCCTGGGCTTCTTCTGCCGGATTTATTTTAGATGCTGCAAAAATCAATCTGCCTAGTGGAAAAAAATCATTGGCTATTTCTGCTTATCCGGCAGAAAGTGCTGGTGAAAAAGCTTGGGGAAGATCTACAGAATATACAAAGGCTGCCATAGAACATTATTCAAAAAAATGGTATGAATACACATATCCGGCAGCTACCAATGTAGCAGGAAATGAAGGCGGAATGGAATACCCGGGAATTGTATTCTGTCATATGGATTCCAAAGGAGAAGATCTTTGGGGTGTTACAGATCACGAGTTCGGGCACAACTGGTTTCCTATGATCGTAGGCTCTAATGAAAGGCTGTTTGCATGGATGGATGAAGGATTCAATACATTCATTAATGGACTTTCAACTGAAGCTTTCAATAAAGGAGAGTATTATAATAAACCGAATCTGGCAAGATCAGGAATGTATCTGCTGACGGACAGCCTGGAGCCTGTAATGGTAGGACCGGACAATATGAAAGAAAGAAGTATCGGTGCTTTGGCTTACTATAAGCCGGGAACAGGATTGGATGTTTTAAGAGAAACTATTCTCGGACCTGAAAAATTTGATAAAGCATTCAGAACATATATAGACCGTTGGGCTTTTAAACATCCTACACCATGGGACTTCTTCCACACCATGGAAAATGTTTCCGGAGAAGAACTGAACTGGTTCTGGAGAGGGTGGTTCTTTAATAAATGGAAAATTGATCAGGCCGTTAAAAATGTAAAATATATCAATGGTGACTTTAAGAACGGAGTTCAGATCACTGTTGAAAATCTTGGGCAAATGCCAATGCCTACCACGGTACAGTTAAAATTCAAAGATGGAACTGCACAAACAGTGAAAATTCCTGTTGAGGTTTGGAAAAGAAATAAAGAATGGACATTCAAAGTAGATTCTACAAAAGAAATAGATGAGGTGAAGCTGGATCCGAATTCAGTAGTTCCTGATGTCAACCTGGAAAACAACAGCAAAAAACCTGCATAG
- a CDS encoding response regulator transcription factor, whose translation MEKSKILYAEDDKTIAFLVEDSLESYYDISCYSDGESALEAFNSQNFDICLLDIMMPGMNGFEVAEHIRSKNSEIPIIFISAKALKEDRIKGLKIGADDYLVKPFSIEELMLKIEVFLKRTKKTDTSPLKYKVGRYDFDPKNYTLQGIENSITLTQRESDLLLYFICHKNLVVKRQDILKAIWGDDDYFMGRSLDVFISRLRKVLAEERNVLIENLHGIGFRFSEKE comes from the coding sequence ATGGAGAAATCTAAAATTTTATATGCCGAAGATGACAAAACAATAGCTTTCCTGGTGGAAGACAGTCTTGAGAGTTATTATGACATCAGCTGTTACTCGGATGGTGAATCAGCATTGGAAGCATTTAACAGTCAGAATTTTGATATTTGCCTGCTGGATATTATGATGCCCGGCATGAACGGATTTGAAGTAGCCGAACATATCCGCAGTAAAAATTCTGAGATCCCTATTATTTTCATTTCTGCAAAAGCGTTAAAAGAAGACAGAATAAAAGGTCTTAAAATAGGTGCCGATGATTATCTGGTAAAGCCATTCAGTATTGAAGAACTGATGCTGAAAATTGAAGTTTTCCTGAAACGCACCAAGAAAACAGATACTTCCCCTCTAAAGTATAAAGTAGGAAGGTATGATTTTGATCCCAAAAACTATACGCTGCAAGGCATAGAAAACAGCATTACTCTTACCCAAAGAGAATCTGACCTTCTTTTGTATTTTATCTGTCACAAGAATCTGGTTGTCAAAAGGCAGGATATTCTGAAGGCAATCTGGGGTGATGATGACTATTTTATGGGGCGCAGCCTCGATGTATTTATTTCCCGGTTGCGAAAGGTGCTTGCCGAAGAACGGAATGTTTTAATAGAAAACCTGCATGGAATAGGTTTTCGTTTTTCTGAAAAAGAATAA